The proteins below come from a single Chrysoperla carnea chromosome 1, inChrCarn1.1, whole genome shotgun sequence genomic window:
- the LOC123305333 gene encoding uncharacterized protein LOC123305333 isoform X2, producing MFIIKKMIKFKHVLLTFFLLITVDCLTADNHLENITTNDSCQDVCSEIHLFSYSRKHLRPVCERGCRLFNIIKRDNLMVLIAKNQCHTSCSESYPDKNNLEYYYACITGCDFMADKHFIENNDDILPGIDSDNLTLNERMKDWLIYSIHNPIVQKFACFLVTEIVIILLLYRICVPYTSSSKQDALYVSDTQPILLFQISTNQNANI from the exons atgtttataattaaaaaaatgataaaatttaaacatgtgttactaacattttttttattaataactgtTGATTGCTTAACTGCAGATaatcatttagaaaatataactaCAAATGATTCCTGTCAGGATGTTTGCAGTGAAATACATCTATTTTCATATTcg aGAAAACATTTGAGACCAGTTTGTGAACGAGGTTGCAGGCTCTTCAACATAATTAAACGGGATaatttgatggtattaattgcaaaaaatcaatgTCATACAT ctTGCTCGGAATCTTATCCAGATAAAAATAACCTTGAGTATTATTACGCGTGTATAACTGGATGCGATTTTATGGCtgataaacattttattgaG AATAATGACGATATATTACCAGGAATCGATTCTGATAACCTAACACTGAATGAAAGAATGAAAGATTGGCTTATATATTCGATACATAATCCGATTGTGCAAAAGTTTGCCTGCTTTCTGGTGACTGAGATTGTAATCATTTTGCTGTTGTATCGAATTTGTGTCCCATATACATCATCTTCGAAGCAAGATGCTCTCTACGTCAGTGATACTCaaccaatattattatttcaaatatcgaCTAatcaaaatgcaaatatttga
- the LOC123302682 gene encoding protein FAM76A isoform X2: MSAPQLLFACSKCFARHPFEELSSGQQLCKECRGTFPVVKCTYCRSEFQQTAKGSTSTICKKCEQNVKAYGKPSACEYCNIIAAFIGNKCQRCTNSEFKYGPPVTCEQCKQKCAFEKPRDNDDKKLEGGKLLCWLCALAYKRALARTKQSDADRRAHLKMTQKRDAKHRDHNRLKSHNKRPHRVDLTKQSSNDQGNGSGNGNGNDSAPPNKVSRSGGGGGGSGLPGGRAAPIGEFDPNSSDHVVAMTQLKEKIASLQKLVSQKDSLILTKDKMITELKAKHFTVENELRNQMKVTQRDHDSKCDMLNGKIQTLLKEVATLSKSTKKDRLAAARESSTNSGSGTDSPSIP; the protein is encoded by the exons atgagtGCACCACAGTTATTATTCGCTTGCTCAAAATGTTTTGCACGTCATCCTTTTGAAGAATTGTCATCTGGACAGCAACTTTGTAAG gaATGTCGTGGTACATTTCCCGTTGTTAAATGTACATATTGTCGATCGGAATTTCAACAAACAGCCAAAGGTAGCACAAgtacaatttgtaaaaaatgtgaACAAAATGTGAAAGCATATGGGAAACCTTCTGCTTGcgaatattgtaatattatagCTGCATTTATAG gtAATAAGTGCCAACGTTGCACAAATAGTGAATTTAAGTATGGGCCACCTGTAACTTGCGAacaatgtaaacaaaaatgtgCATTCGAGAAACCTCGTGATAATGACGATAAAAAACTTGAAG GTGGGAAGTTATTATGTTGGCTGTGTGCGCTTGCGTATAAGAGAGCGTTAGCAAGAACAAAACAATCAGATGCTGATCGTAGGGCTCATTTAAAGATGACGCAGAAACGTGATGCTAAACACCGTGATCATAA ccGATTAAAAAGTCATAATAAACGCCCGCATCGTGTTGATTTAACTAAGCAATCGTCGAATGATCAAGGAAATGGCAGTGGGAACGGAAACGGAAACGATAGTGCGCCACCTAATAAAGTATCACGTAGCGGTGGTGGTGGAGGCGGGTCAGGATTACCTGGTGGGCGTGCTGCACCAATTGGTGAATTTGATCCGAATAGTAGTGATCATGTTGTTGCAATGacacaattaaaagaaaaaattgcatCCTTACAAAAATTGGTCTCACAAAAGgatagtttaatattaactaAGGATAAAATG ATAACAGAATTAAAAGCAAAACATTTTACGGTTGAAAATGAATTACGAAATCAAATGAAAGTAACACAAAGGGATCATGACAGTAAATGTGATATGTTAAATGGtaaaatacaaacattattaaaagaAGTCGCTACATTatcaaaatcaactaaaaaagaTCGTTTGGCTGCTGCACGAGAATCATCAACAAACAGTGGTAGTGGAACCGACAGTCCAAGTATaccttaa
- the LOC123302682 gene encoding protein FAM76A isoform X1 gives MSAPQLLFACSKCFARHPFEELSSGQQLCKECRGTFPVVKCTYCRSEFQQTAKGSTSTICKKCEQNVKAYGKPSACEYCNIIAAFIGNKCQRCTNSEFKYGPPVTCEQCKQKCAFEKPRDNDDKKLEDIYSGGKLLCWLCALAYKRALARTKQSDADRRAHLKMTQKRDAKHRDHNRLKSHNKRPHRVDLTKQSSNDQGNGSGNGNGNDSAPPNKVSRSGGGGGGSGLPGGRAAPIGEFDPNSSDHVVAMTQLKEKIASLQKLVSQKDSLILTKDKMITELKAKHFTVENELRNQMKVTQRDHDSKCDMLNGKIQTLLKEVATLSKSTKKDRLAAARESSTNSGSGTDSPSIP, from the exons atgagtGCACCACAGTTATTATTCGCTTGCTCAAAATGTTTTGCACGTCATCCTTTTGAAGAATTGTCATCTGGACAGCAACTTTGTAAG gaATGTCGTGGTACATTTCCCGTTGTTAAATGTACATATTGTCGATCGGAATTTCAACAAACAGCCAAAGGTAGCACAAgtacaatttgtaaaaaatgtgaACAAAATGTGAAAGCATATGGGAAACCTTCTGCTTGcgaatattgtaatattatagCTGCATTTATAG gtAATAAGTGCCAACGTTGCACAAATAGTGAATTTAAGTATGGGCCACCTGTAACTTGCGAacaatgtaaacaaaaatgtgCATTCGAGAAACCTCGTGATAATGACGATAAAAAACTTGAAG ATATCTATTCAGGTGGGAAGTTATTATGTTGGCTGTGTGCGCTTGCGTATAAGAGAGCGTTAGCAAGAACAAAACAATCAGATGCTGATCGTAGGGCTCATTTAAAGATGACGCAGAAACGTGATGCTAAACACCGTGATCATAA ccGATTAAAAAGTCATAATAAACGCCCGCATCGTGTTGATTTAACTAAGCAATCGTCGAATGATCAAGGAAATGGCAGTGGGAACGGAAACGGAAACGATAGTGCGCCACCTAATAAAGTATCACGTAGCGGTGGTGGTGGAGGCGGGTCAGGATTACCTGGTGGGCGTGCTGCACCAATTGGTGAATTTGATCCGAATAGTAGTGATCATGTTGTTGCAATGacacaattaaaagaaaaaattgcatCCTTACAAAAATTGGTCTCACAAAAGgatagtttaatattaactaAGGATAAAATG ATAACAGAATTAAAAGCAAAACATTTTACGGTTGAAAATGAATTACGAAATCAAATGAAAGTAACACAAAGGGATCATGACAGTAAATGTGATATGTTAAATGGtaaaatacaaacattattaaaagaAGTCGCTACATTatcaaaatcaactaaaaaagaTCGTTTGGCTGCTGCACGAGAATCATCAACAAACAGTGGTAGTGGAACCGACAGTCCAAGTATaccttaa
- the LOC123305333 gene encoding uncharacterized protein LOC123305333 isoform X1 codes for MFIIKKMIKFKHVLLTFFLLITVDCLTADNHLENITTNDSCQDVCSEIHLFSYSRKHLRPVCERGCRLFNIIKRDNLMVLIAKNQCHTSCSESYPDKNNLEYYYACITGCDFMADKHFIEGNIDTGENTPSIKKYEPFKNHIQHESKFDDSYYRISDTHIKTIPIGHFNNDDILPGIDSDNLTLNERMKDWLIYSIHNPIVQKFACFLVTEIVIILLLYRICVPYTSSSKQDALYVSDTQPILLFQISTNQNANI; via the exons atgtttataattaaaaaaatgataaaatttaaacatgtgttactaacattttttttattaataactgtTGATTGCTTAACTGCAGATaatcatttagaaaatataactaCAAATGATTCCTGTCAGGATGTTTGCAGTGAAATACATCTATTTTCATATTcg aGAAAACATTTGAGACCAGTTTGTGAACGAGGTTGCAGGCTCTTCAACATAATTAAACGGGATaatttgatggtattaattgcaaaaaatcaatgTCATACAT ctTGCTCGGAATCTTATCCAGATAAAAATAACCTTGAGTATTATTACGCGTGTATAACTGGATGCGATTTTATGGCtgataaacattttattgaG GGAAATATTGACACGGGTGAAAATACAccctcaataaaaaaatatgaaccaTTCAAGAATCATATACAACATGAATCAAAATTCGATGATAGTTATTACCGCATTTCTGACACACATATTAAAACAATACCCATTGGacatttt AATAATGACGATATATTACCAGGAATCGATTCTGATAACCTAACACTGAATGAAAGAATGAAAGATTGGCTTATATATTCGATACATAATCCGATTGTGCAAAAGTTTGCCTGCTTTCTGGTGACTGAGATTGTAATCATTTTGCTGTTGTATCGAATTTGTGTCCCATATACATCATCTTCGAAGCAAGATGCTCTCTACGTCAGTGATACTCaaccaatattattatttcaaatatcgaCTAatcaaaatgcaaatatttga